One region of Gossypium raimondii isolate GPD5lz chromosome 6, ASM2569854v1, whole genome shotgun sequence genomic DNA includes:
- the LOC105774237 gene encoding uncharacterized protein LOC105774237, producing MSPQRYRHFPPFPSCFRPSAAADNRHMPSPQSAAKTSLATSLYDTNIGLFSLTWSRTFLGHSLHLHQHHHRLPSSPLSVLSSSALHFHLNIKSFAFWKKKGCKKLTSATVPNVKIFWDLSRAKFGSGPEPDSGFFVGVVVDGEMTLLVGDATKEAYTRTRAQNPGSRGSQTLVLRKEHVLGNRVYNTKARFGGKLRDISIDCRVNEDARLCLSVDNKRVLQIKRLKWKFRGNERIEVDGVWIGVSWDVYSWLSDKDGNNGRPAVFIFKFENQGTETMEDPFKEGVVLGQQSPCSDGIEWKKKRRSLLRSARSSSSSSISMSSASSGCSSSVMEWESVEESELCAPMGFSLLVYAWRN from the coding sequence atgtccCCCCAACGCTACCGCCATTTTCCGCCCTTCCCTTCTTGCTTCCGCCCTTCCGCCGCCGCAGACAACCGCCATATGCCGTCGCCACAATCCGCCGCTAAAACTAGCCTCGCTACAAGTCTCTACGACACAAATATAGGCCTTTTTTCCTTAACCTGGTCCCGCACCTTCCTTGGCCACTCCCTCCACCTCCACCAACATCACCACCGCCTTCCCTCTTCTCCTCTCTCCGTCCTTTCATCCTCTGCCCTCCATTTTCATCTCAATATCAAATCCTTTGCTTTTTGGAAGAAAAAAGGTTGTAAAAAACTCACCAGCGCCACTGTCCCTAATGTGAAAATTTTCTGGGACCTTTCAAGGGCAAAGTTCGGATCCGGACCAGAACCCGACTCTGGGTTCTTCGTTGGCGTCGTTGTCGACGGTGAAATGACGCTTCTCGTCGGCGATGCTACCAAGGAAGCTTATACTCGAACTAGAGCTCAAAACCCTGGGAGTAGAGGCAGCCAAACTCTTGTTTTGAGAAAAGAGCACGTGTTGGGGAACAGAGTTTACAACACAAAAGCCAGATTCGGTGGCAAATTAAGGGATATCTCGATCGATTGTAGGGTAAACGAGGATGCGAGGCTGTGTTTGAGCGTGGATAACAAAAGGGTATTGCAAATAAAGCGGCTTAAATGGAAATTTAGAGGGAATGAGAGGATTGAAGTGGATGGGGTATGGATAGGAGTCTCGTGGGATGTCTACAGCTGGTTGTCCGATAAAGATGGCAACAATGGGCGTCCAGCCGTTTTCATCTTCAAGTTCGAGAACCAAGGCACTGAAACCATGGAGGATCCTTTCAAGGAGGGTGTGGTTTTGGGGCAGCAAAGTCCGTGTAGTGATGGGATTgaatggaagaagaaaaggagaagCTTGTTGAGGAGTGCTAGGAGTTCTTCGTCTTCCTCCATTTCGATGTCTTCGGCTTCTTCGGGGTGCAGCTCTTCGGTAATGGAGTGGGAAAGCGTTGAGGAGAGTGAGTTATGTGCTCCCATGGGCTTCTCTTTGCTTGTTTATGCCTGGAGAAACTGA